In Dioscorea cayenensis subsp. rotundata cultivar TDr96_F1 chromosome 11, TDr96_F1_v2_PseudoChromosome.rev07_lg8_w22 25.fasta, whole genome shotgun sequence, a single genomic region encodes these proteins:
- the LOC120271640 gene encoding omega-hydroxypalmitate O-feruloyl transferase-like — translation MVAHLWRTRTKTVFDSPLATSSVLFAADIRTKLNPPLPPNFIGNAVITTAATAKVMDIEDKPFLFCVDKVKTAIERVNDEYVRSVIDWLEVHRGGAPSAMNGNFYVSAWWKLPFHELDFSHGKLVHGGPVVSGMDEFVLLLSNGNGKEGGVNVWMSMEKMKMEKFLCFVYDF, via the coding sequence ATGGTTGCTCATCTTTGGAGAACAAGAACTAAGACAGTCTTTGACAGCCCTCTTGCCACTTCCTCAGTCTTGTTTGCAGCTGATATTAGAACCAAACTCAATCCTCCACTGCCTCCAAACTTCATTGGTAATGCAGTCATCACTACTGCTGCAACAGCAAAGGTTATGGACATTGAAGACAAACCATTCTTATTTTGTGTGGACAAAGTGAAGACAGCCATTGAGAGAGTGAATGATGAGTATGTGAGATCAGTGATTGATTGGTTGGAAGTTCATAGAGGAGGAGCGCCATCAGCTATGAATGGGAACTTCTATGTGTCTGCATGGTGGAAGTTGCCATTCCATGAGCTTGATTTTAGTCATGGGAAGCTTGTTCATGGAGGACCAGTGGTGAGTGGAATGGATGAGTTTGTACTGCTTCTTTCTAATGGGAATGGAAAGGAAGGTGGTGTCAATGTGTGGATGTctatggagaagatgaagatggagaagttcTTGTgctttgtttatgatttttaa